In Mycobacteriales bacterium, one DNA window encodes the following:
- a CDS encoding 2-dehydropantoate 2-reductase, translating into MRVAVLGAGAIGAYVGAALARGGADVTLIARGPHLAAMRERGVQVRSPRGDFTAHPSATDDWAALSDADVVFVALKAYSLPEVAGQLGKLLAPDAAVVWAQNGIPWWYFQSLPEPPGGPVLQSVDPAGVISGAIRPSHNVGCVVYCSTEIIEPGVVRHIEGTRFTLGEPDGSPSERCQELSAAFVAGGLRAPVESRLRDQIWLKLVGNVAFNPITALTGATLGQLGDLPEMRELLKAIFAECAAVADRLEIRFPVSLDRRLEAGLAVGDHNTSMLQDLRAGKRLELDCMTGAVAELAGRLGVEVPHVRAVHACARLLDLRNRAA; encoded by the coding sequence ATGAGGGTCGCGGTTCTCGGTGCCGGCGCCATCGGCGCGTACGTCGGGGCGGCATTGGCCCGCGGCGGCGCGGACGTGACGCTGATCGCCCGCGGCCCGCACCTGGCCGCGATGCGGGAGCGCGGCGTGCAGGTCCGCTCCCCGCGCGGGGACTTCACCGCACATCCTTCGGCGACCGACGACTGGGCCGCGCTGTCCGACGCGGACGTCGTGTTCGTCGCGTTGAAGGCGTACAGCCTGCCGGAGGTCGCGGGGCAGCTCGGCAAGCTGCTCGCCCCGGATGCGGCGGTGGTCTGGGCGCAGAACGGCATCCCCTGGTGGTATTTCCAGTCGCTGCCGGAGCCTCCGGGCGGTCCGGTGCTGCAGAGCGTGGACCCGGCCGGGGTGATCAGCGGCGCGATCCGGCCGTCGCACAACGTCGGGTGCGTGGTCTATTGCTCCACCGAGATCATCGAGCCCGGCGTCGTCCGGCACATCGAGGGAACCAGGTTCACCCTCGGCGAGCCGGACGGGTCGCCGAGCGAGCGCTGTCAGGAGCTCTCCGCCGCGTTCGTGGCCGGTGGGCTGCGGGCGCCGGTCGAGTCGCGGCTGCGCGACCAGATCTGGCTCAAGCTCGTCGGCAACGTCGCGTTCAACCCGATCACCGCGCTCACCGGCGCGACCCTCGGCCAGCTCGGCGACCTGCCGGAGATGCGCGAGCTGCTCAAGGCGATCTTCGCCGAGTGCGCGGCGGTGGCCGACCGGCTGGAGATCCGGTTCCCGGTCTCGCTCGACCGGCGGCTCGAGGCCGGGCTCGCGGTCGGTGACCACAACACCTCGATGCTGCAGGACCTGCGGGCGGGCAAGCGCCTGGAGCTGGACTGCATGACCGGCGCGGTGGCCGAGCTCGCCGGCCGGCTCGGCGTCGAGGTGCCACACGTCCGGGCGGTGCACGCCTGCGCGAGGCTGCTGGACCTACGCAACCGCGCCGCGTGA
- a CDS encoding VOC family protein, protein MERVVGIGGYFLRAADPTALGAWYRDSLGLDADENGLWQQGDGPTVFATFESGTGYFGSPTQQTMLNFRVRDLDAMLAQLRARGADVADEPQDMEGVGRFGWVTDPEGNRVELWQPA, encoded by the coding sequence ATGGAACGAGTGGTGGGAATCGGTGGGTACTTCCTGCGGGCCGCAGACCCGACGGCCCTGGGCGCGTGGTACCGGGACTCGCTCGGCCTGGACGCCGACGAGAACGGCCTGTGGCAGCAGGGGGACGGGCCGACGGTGTTCGCGACGTTCGAGTCCGGGACCGGCTACTTCGGGTCCCCGACCCAGCAGACGATGCTCAACTTCCGGGTCCGCGATCTGGACGCGATGCTCGCGCAGTTGCGCGCCCGGGGAGCGGACGTCGCCGACGAGCCGCAGGACATGGAGGGGGTCGGTCGATTCGGCTGGGTCACCGACCCCGAGGGCAACCGGGTCGAGCTGTGGCAGCCCGCCTGA